One genomic segment of Micromonospora sp. WMMC415 includes these proteins:
- a CDS encoding DEAD/DEAH box helicase family protein, with translation MSNFAFLRAEWPELFREAAKAERNTVLDPRTACFYARRALEHTLTWLFQVDGTLAPPYKKDLAGMIHEPTLRHLVGPALNAKMDIIRKQGNWAVHKNAPVRSTDSLPVVRELFHVLYWVARHYTRDQSQVPPSALAFDETLIPRPSHGGGPQQTSQADLKALADKLAAHDAALAAEREKNASLDAELAKLRAQIAAAKAANEARPDDHDYDEAQTRDLFVDVLLKEAGWALDQPRDREFPVSGMPNGTGKGAVDYVLWGDDGKPLAVVEAKRTRRDATVGEQQAKLYADCLQQAYGQRPVIFYTNGYEHWLWDDTAYPPRPVQGFYTKAELQLLVQRRESRRSLIGCDINERIVERHYQKRAILAVGEAFELNRQRQALLVMATGAGKTRTVIALVEQLMRANWVKRVLFLADRNALVNQAVNAFKAHLPEVATVNLVTEKNTDGRVCVSTYPTMMGLINETVSGVRRFGPGYFDLVIVDEAHRSVYQKYRAIFSWFDSLLLGLTATPRNEIDRNTYSLFHLEDGVPTDHYDLDEAVEEGYLVPPLAVSVPLKFQRDGIRYDDLSEEDKDRWDALDWGEDGPPDGVDPDAVNKWLFNADTVDKVLKTLMTHGHKVAGGDRLGKTIIFAKNNDHATFIRERFDANYPHLKGQFAKVITHQVEYAQSLIDDFSVKDKAPHIAISVDMLDTGIDVPEVVNLVFFKIVRSKSKFWQMIGRGTRLCPDLYGPGQDKKNFYVFDCCQNFEFFSQDVPVSEGSLGESLTERLFKARLELLYRLDQRLPQGGEPDSDGTKSEAGLRSDVAHHLHERVTGINMENFVARPKRRVVEYYVDFANWHRLTPEAVEEIGSNLAGLPSSVKDEDENAKRFDLMMLRLQLGHFDVEPAYERLRKQVQEIASALLEQTSIPAIRAQQELLDEVAGDEWWQDVTLPMLELLRRRVRSLVRLIERSKRTIVYTDFEDQLGELTEVPIPQARVGTDFERFRIKARAYLRSHEDHVALQKLRRNRQLSPSDLAELERMLAESGAGAAEDIERARRSADGLGLFIRSLVGLDREAAAEAFNEFLIGRTLSKNQIHFINMIIGHLTQNGAMEIDRLYESPFTEIAPHGPESIFTEDDADRIVSILRSVRATAAPAHEVA, from the coding sequence ATGAGTAACTTCGCGTTTCTGCGGGCCGAGTGGCCTGAGCTGTTCCGCGAGGCCGCCAAGGCTGAGCGGAACACCGTCCTCGATCCGCGTACGGCGTGCTTCTATGCCCGCCGAGCTCTGGAGCACACCCTGACCTGGCTCTTCCAGGTCGACGGCACCCTCGCCCCGCCCTACAAGAAGGACCTGGCGGGGATGATCCACGAGCCGACGCTGCGGCACCTGGTCGGGCCGGCGCTGAACGCCAAGATGGACATCATTCGCAAGCAGGGCAACTGGGCGGTGCACAAGAACGCCCCGGTCAGGTCGACCGACTCGCTTCCGGTGGTACGGGAGTTGTTCCACGTCCTGTACTGGGTTGCCCGCCACTACACCCGTGACCAGTCACAGGTGCCGCCGAGCGCGCTCGCCTTCGACGAGACGCTCATCCCCCGGCCGTCGCACGGCGGCGGCCCACAGCAGACGAGTCAGGCCGACCTGAAGGCCCTCGCCGATAAACTCGCCGCCCACGATGCTGCGCTCGCCGCCGAGCGAGAGAAGAACGCCAGCCTGGACGCCGAGCTGGCGAAGCTGCGCGCCCAGATCGCCGCCGCGAAGGCCGCGAACGAGGCTCGGCCCGACGACCACGACTACGACGAGGCGCAGACCCGCGACCTCTTCGTCGACGTGCTGCTCAAGGAGGCCGGGTGGGCCCTCGACCAGCCGCGGGACCGGGAGTTCCCGGTCAGCGGCATGCCCAACGGCACCGGTAAGGGCGCCGTCGACTACGTGCTGTGGGGTGACGACGGCAAGCCGCTCGCCGTGGTCGAGGCCAAGCGGACCCGCCGGGACGCGACTGTGGGCGAGCAGCAGGCCAAGCTCTACGCCGACTGCCTGCAGCAGGCGTACGGGCAGCGCCCGGTCATCTTCTACACCAACGGCTACGAGCACTGGCTCTGGGACGACACCGCATACCCGCCCCGCCCGGTCCAGGGCTTCTACACGAAGGCCGAGCTGCAACTGCTCGTACAGCGGCGGGAGAGCCGCCGGTCGCTCATCGGGTGCGACATCAACGAGCGCATCGTCGAGCGGCACTACCAGAAGCGAGCGATCCTGGCGGTCGGCGAGGCGTTCGAGCTGAACCGGCAGCGGCAGGCGCTCCTCGTCATGGCGACCGGGGCGGGCAAGACACGTACCGTCATCGCCCTGGTCGAGCAGCTTATGCGGGCTAACTGGGTCAAGCGGGTGCTCTTCCTCGCCGACCGGAACGCGCTGGTCAACCAGGCGGTCAACGCCTTCAAGGCGCACCTGCCCGAGGTGGCCACGGTCAATTTGGTCACCGAGAAGAACACCGACGGCCGCGTGTGCGTGTCCACGTACCCGACCATGATGGGCCTGATCAACGAGACCGTGAGTGGCGTGCGGCGCTTCGGACCGGGCTACTTCGACCTGGTCATCGTCGACGAGGCGCACCGGTCGGTGTACCAGAAGTACCGTGCGATCTTCTCCTGGTTCGACTCGCTGCTGCTCGGGCTCACCGCCACGCCCCGCAACGAGATCGACCGCAATACCTACAGCCTCTTCCACCTCGAAGACGGGGTGCCCACCGACCACTACGACCTCGACGAGGCCGTCGAGGAGGGCTACCTGGTGCCGCCGCTGGCGGTGTCGGTGCCGCTCAAGTTCCAGCGGGACGGCATCCGCTACGACGACCTCAGCGAGGAGGACAAGGACCGCTGGGACGCCTTGGACTGGGGAGAGGACGGCCCGCCGGACGGCGTCGACCCGGACGCGGTCAACAAGTGGCTTTTCAACGCCGACACCGTCGACAAGGTGCTGAAGACCCTGATGACCCACGGGCACAAGGTCGCCGGCGGCGACCGGCTCGGCAAGACGATCATCTTCGCGAAGAACAACGATCACGCGACCTTCATCCGGGAGCGGTTCGACGCCAACTACCCGCACCTGAAGGGCCAGTTCGCGAAGGTCATCACTCACCAGGTCGAGTACGCCCAGAGCCTGATCGACGACTTCTCGGTCAAGGACAAGGCGCCGCACATCGCCATCTCGGTGGACATGCTCGACACCGGCATCGACGTGCCCGAGGTCGTCAACCTGGTCTTCTTCAAGATCGTCCGGTCAAAGTCGAAGTTCTGGCAGATGATCGGCCGGGGCACCCGGCTCTGCCCGGACCTGTACGGCCCCGGGCAGGACAAGAAGAACTTCTACGTCTTCGACTGCTGCCAGAACTTCGAGTTCTTCAGCCAGGACGTGCCGGTCAGCGAAGGGTCGCTGGGCGAGTCCCTCACGGAACGGCTCTTCAAGGCCCGGCTCGAACTGCTCTACCGGCTCGATCAGCGCCTTCCGCAGGGTGGCGAGCCCGATTCCGATGGCACCAAAAGCGAGGCCGGACTGCGCTCGGACGTCGCTCACCACCTGCACGAGCGGGTCACCGGCATCAACATGGAGAACTTCGTCGCGCGCCCGAAACGGCGCGTGGTGGAGTACTACGTCGACTTCGCCAACTGGCATCGGCTGACGCCGGAAGCGGTCGAGGAGATCGGGAGCAACCTCGCCGGGCTGCCGTCCTCGGTCAAGGACGAGGACGAGAACGCCAAGCGCTTCGACCTGATGATGCTGCGCCTTCAGCTCGGCCACTTCGACGTGGAACCAGCGTACGAGCGGCTGCGCAAGCAGGTGCAGGAGATCGCGTCGGCCCTGCTGGAGCAGACCAGCATCCCGGCGATCCGCGCGCAGCAGGAACTGCTGGACGAGGTCGCCGGTGACGAGTGGTGGCAGGACGTCACCCTGCCAATGCTGGAGCTGCTGCGCCGCCGGGTCCGGTCGTTGGTCAGGCTGATCGAGCGGAGCAAGCGCACCATCGTCTACACCGACTTCGAGGACCAGCTCGGCGAGCTCACCGAGGTCCCCATCCCGCAGGCGCGAGTCGGGACGGACTTCGAGCGGTTCCGGATCAAGGCCCGCGCCTATCTGCGATCCCACGAGGATCACGTGGCGTTGCAGAAGCTGCGACGCAACCGGCAGCTCTCCCCGAGCGACCTGGCCGAGCTGGAGCGGATGCTGGCCGAGAGCGGCGCCGGCGCCGCCGAGGACATCGAGCGGGCCCGGCGATCGGCGGACGGGCTCGGCCTGTTCATCCGCTCACTGGTTGGCCTGGACCGGGAAGCCGCCGCGGAGGCCTTCAACGAGTTCCTCATCGGGCGCACTCTGAGCAAGAACCAGATCCATTTCATCAACATGATCATCGGCCACCTGACCCAAAACGGTGCCATGGAGATCGACCGGCTCTACGAGTCGCCGTTCACCGAGATCGCCCCGCACGGGCCAGAGTCGATCTTCACCGAGGACGACGCGGACCGGATCGTCTCGATCCTCAGGTCCGTACGCGCCACCGCCGCGCCGGCACACGAGGTGGCGTAG
- a CDS encoding TIGR01777 family oxidoreductase — protein MRILMAGASGFLGTRLADLLTADGHEVTRLVRRPPRTPDERQWNPSAAQLDPAVMAAADAVVNLAGAGVGDRRWNDEYRRIIRSSRVDTTTTLAITIAGLPAADRPEVLVNSSAVGWYGNTGDRTVEEDSPAGEGFLADVCRVWEAATRPAEDAGVRVVRLRTGLPLHRDGGLLKPQLLPFRLGIAGRLGSGRQWLPWISMEDWLNAAAFTIARADLAGPVNAVGPAPVTNAEFTRELARQLHRPAIIPIPALALKVALGGFAQEALTSARVLPGVLTKAGFTYRHPDLRSALHAALVE, from the coding sequence ATGCGGATCCTGATGGCCGGCGCGTCCGGCTTCCTCGGCACCCGGCTGGCCGACCTGCTCACCGCCGACGGCCACGAGGTGACCCGGCTGGTCCGCCGGCCGCCGCGCACCCCCGACGAGCGGCAGTGGAACCCGTCCGCGGCCCAGCTCGACCCGGCGGTGATGGCGGCGGCCGACGCGGTGGTCAACCTGGCCGGCGCGGGTGTCGGCGACCGGCGGTGGAACGACGAGTACCGGCGGATCATCCGGTCCAGCCGGGTGGACACCACCACCACGCTGGCGATCACCATCGCCGGGCTGCCCGCCGCGGACCGGCCGGAGGTGCTGGTCAACTCCTCGGCGGTCGGCTGGTACGGCAACACCGGCGACCGCACGGTCGAGGAGGACTCACCGGCCGGCGAGGGGTTCCTCGCCGATGTCTGCCGGGTGTGGGAGGCCGCGACCCGGCCGGCGGAGGACGCCGGCGTACGCGTGGTGCGGCTGCGGACCGGGCTGCCGCTGCACCGCGACGGCGGGCTGCTCAAGCCGCAGCTGCTGCCGTTCCGGCTCGGCATCGCGGGCCGGCTGGGCAGCGGCCGGCAGTGGCTGCCGTGGATCTCGATGGAGGACTGGCTGAACGCGGCCGCGTTCACGATCGCGCGGGCCGACCTGGCCGGGCCGGTCAACGCGGTCGGGCCGGCGCCGGTGACCAACGCCGAGTTCACCCGCGAGCTGGCCCGGCAGTTGCACCGGCCGGCGATCATCCCGATCCCGGCGCTGGCGCTGAAGGTGGCCCTGGGCGGGTTCGCGCAGGAGGCGCTGACCAGCGCTCGGGTCCTGCCCGGCGTGCTGACGAAGGCCGGCTTCACGTACCGCCACCCGGACCTGCGCAGCGCCCTGCACGCCGCCCTGGTGGAGTAA
- a CDS encoding aldo/keto reductase: MTTTRTLGRSGIEVGAIGMGCWAIGGPLWGDDGQPFGWGEVDDDESVRTVHAALDLGATLFDTASNYGAGHSERILGRALAGRRDRAVIATKFGNRSDGATRRWTGSDHSPGYAVASLEESLRRLGTDHVDLYQLHLNDLPASAALDLVDTLEGLVTQGKIRAYGWSTDHPESAAAFAAAAPHCAAIQHDQSVLLDNAAMLAVCDRYDLASVNRGPLAMGLLTGSTRAVGADDVRGRAPEWLVWFTDGRPSPRWAERVAQIRAALTADGRTLAQGALGWLLARSPRTVPIPGCRTVTQAEENFGALALGPLPADAVAEVERLLADLRHTPTESGV; encoded by the coding sequence ATGACGACGACACGGACACTGGGCCGCAGCGGGATCGAGGTCGGCGCGATCGGCATGGGTTGCTGGGCGATCGGCGGGCCACTGTGGGGAGACGACGGGCAGCCCTTCGGCTGGGGCGAGGTCGACGACGACGAGTCGGTGCGCACCGTCCACGCCGCCCTCGACCTCGGGGCGACCCTCTTCGACACCGCCAGCAACTACGGCGCCGGGCACAGCGAGCGGATCCTCGGCCGGGCGCTCGCCGGCCGCCGCGACCGGGCGGTGATCGCCACCAAGTTCGGCAACCGCTCCGACGGGGCGACCCGCCGGTGGACCGGCAGCGACCACAGCCCCGGCTACGCCGTGGCGAGCCTGGAGGAGTCACTGCGCCGGCTCGGCACCGACCACGTCGACCTCTACCAGCTCCACCTCAACGACCTGCCGGCGTCCGCCGCGCTCGACCTGGTCGACACCCTGGAGGGCCTGGTCACCCAGGGCAAGATCCGGGCGTACGGCTGGAGCACGGACCACCCGGAGTCGGCGGCGGCGTTCGCGGCGGCCGCCCCGCACTGCGCGGCGATCCAGCACGACCAGTCGGTGCTGCTGGACAACGCGGCGATGCTCGCGGTCTGCGACAGGTACGACCTGGCCAGCGTCAACCGGGGTCCGCTGGCGATGGGACTGCTCACCGGCTCGACCCGAGCGGTCGGCGCCGACGACGTACGCGGGCGGGCGCCGGAGTGGCTGGTCTGGTTCACCGACGGGCGGCCGTCACCCCGGTGGGCGGAGCGCGTCGCGCAGATCCGGGCGGCGCTCACCGCAGACGGTCGCACCCTGGCGCAGGGCGCGTTGGGCTGGCTGCTCGCCCGCAGCCCCCGGACGGTCCCGATCCCGGGTTGCCGGACCGTCACCCAGGCCGAGGAGAACTTCGGCGCGCTCGCCCTCGGGCCGCTGCCGGCGGACGCGGTAGCCGAGGTCGAACGCCTCCTGGCGGATCTCCGACACACACCGACCGAATCGGGGGTGTGA
- a CDS encoding restriction endonuclease subunit S, translated as MTVPTKRLGDLLLEAKPGFACGEEAEDGIFQIRMNNITRDGRLDLSKRRLVPAQRPGIAGFLLREGDVLFNATNSPDMVGKTALIYATDEPTVFSNHFLRLRVDRSTLLPAYLARWLHLQFDGGIFKAMCRQWVNQATVGRDTLLRLAVPLPSLAEQRRVAEVLDRADELRAKRREALNTLDDLTQSIFLDMFGDPVENERRWPTGSVRDFVARFESGKNLVAEDEDDPRAQFRVLKVSAVTSLTFIATESKAVPSGYIPPQSHVVRDGDLLFSRANTEALVGATAMVTDPPHNLLLPDKLWRFVWHEPVRSAPLYVRQLFQQPSFRREISRRATGTSGSMKNISQDKVLSITTGIPPLTLQHSFAHRVAKVELLKAAHRASLAELDALFASLQDRAFRGLL; from the coding sequence ATGACTGTCCCCACGAAGCGCCTGGGAGATCTTCTCCTTGAGGCCAAGCCGGGTTTCGCCTGCGGGGAGGAAGCAGAAGACGGCATCTTCCAGATTCGGATGAACAACATCACCAGGGATGGCCGTCTCGACCTGTCGAAGCGTCGCTTGGTCCCTGCCCAGCGGCCCGGGATAGCTGGCTTCTTGCTACGTGAGGGCGATGTCCTTTTCAACGCGACCAACAGCCCGGACATGGTGGGCAAGACAGCGCTGATCTATGCAACCGACGAGCCGACCGTTTTCAGCAATCACTTTCTTCGACTCCGGGTCGATCGTTCGACACTCCTACCCGCCTACCTTGCCCGTTGGCTACATCTGCAATTCGACGGTGGGATCTTCAAGGCCATGTGTCGCCAGTGGGTCAACCAGGCGACAGTCGGACGGGACACGCTGTTGCGGCTGGCGGTACCGCTCCCGTCGTTGGCGGAGCAGCGGAGGGTTGCGGAGGTACTGGATCGGGCGGACGAGCTGCGCGCCAAGCGCCGCGAAGCCCTCAATACGCTCGACGACCTCACCCAGTCCATCTTCCTCGACATGTTCGGTGATCCCGTCGAAAACGAGCGCCGGTGGCCTACAGGGTCAGTCCGGGACTTCGTGGCTCGCTTCGAGAGCGGCAAGAACCTCGTGGCGGAAGACGAAGACGATCCAAGGGCACAATTCCGCGTTCTCAAGGTTAGCGCCGTAACGTCGCTGACGTTTATAGCGACGGAAAGTAAGGCAGTCCCTTCCGGCTACATTCCGCCCCAATCGCACGTTGTGCGGGACGGCGACCTACTGTTCAGCCGGGCGAACACGGAGGCGCTCGTCGGCGCGACCGCCATGGTGACCGATCCACCCCACAACTTGCTGCTGCCCGACAAGCTTTGGCGTTTCGTCTGGCATGAACCAGTTAGGTCGGCTCCACTCTACGTGCGTCAACTCTTCCAACAGCCGTCGTTCAGACGCGAGATCAGTCGGCGAGCGACCGGCACCAGTGGGTCCATGAAGAACATTTCGCAGGACAAGGTGCTTTCGATCACCACCGGCATACCTCCGCTGACTCTCCAGCATTCGTTCGCTCATCGTGTTGCGAAGGTGGAACTGCTTAAGGCGGCACACCGGGCGAGCCTGGCGGAACTCGACGCATTGTTCGCGTCGTTGCAGGATCGGGCCTTCCGGGGATTGCTGTGA
- a CDS encoding PHB depolymerase family esterase: protein MRRNPSLLARLAGAAAGLVLAATAAVAVATPAQAASLQQVTGFGSNPGNLAMYAYRPDNLPAGAPAVVLLHGCTQNATGYFGNTGWQKYADQWKFTVIVAQQSSANQQLSCFNWFVENDIRRGFGEALSIKQMVDHAKATYGTDPGRVFVSGLSAGGAMSAVMLATYPDVFRAGSVIAGLPYRCSPPASTSTCQYSGVDKTPAAWGDLVRAAYPGYSGPYPRVSIWHGTSDYTVVPANATELRDQWTNVRGVSQTPTSTASLPANTSLEVYGNNDVRVYRVSGMGHGTPVDPGTAPDQCGTAAAYILDTICSTYHDAVFFGLNGGGPNPTPTPTASPSPTPTPTTSPTCVTASNYAHVTAGRAYQSGGYAYANGSNQRMGLYNTFYTTTLKQTGPNYWVIGC, encoded by the coding sequence GTGCGCCGCAACCCCTCCCTCCTCGCCCGGCTGGCCGGCGCGGCCGCCGGCCTCGTCCTGGCCGCCACGGCGGCCGTCGCCGTCGCCACCCCCGCCCAGGCCGCCAGCCTCCAGCAGGTGACCGGCTTCGGCTCCAACCCCGGCAACCTCGCCATGTACGCGTACCGGCCGGACAACCTGCCGGCCGGCGCGCCCGCCGTCGTGCTGCTGCACGGCTGCACCCAGAACGCGACCGGCTACTTCGGCAACACCGGCTGGCAGAAGTACGCCGACCAGTGGAAGTTCACCGTCATCGTGGCGCAGCAGTCCAGCGCGAACCAGCAGCTCAGCTGCTTCAACTGGTTCGTGGAGAACGACATCCGGCGCGGCTTCGGCGAGGCGCTGTCGATCAAGCAGATGGTCGACCACGCCAAGGCCACCTACGGCACCGACCCCGGCCGGGTCTTCGTCAGCGGCCTCTCCGCCGGGGGGGCGATGAGCGCGGTCATGCTCGCCACGTACCCGGACGTGTTCCGCGCCGGCTCGGTCATCGCCGGCCTGCCCTACCGCTGCTCGCCGCCGGCCTCGACCAGCACCTGCCAGTACAGCGGCGTCGACAAGACCCCGGCCGCCTGGGGTGACCTGGTCCGCGCCGCGTACCCGGGTTACTCCGGGCCGTACCCCCGGGTGTCGATCTGGCACGGCACCTCGGACTACACGGTGGTGCCGGCCAACGCCACCGAGCTGCGGGACCAGTGGACCAACGTCCGGGGGGTGTCGCAGACCCCGACCAGCACCGCGTCGCTGCCCGCCAACACCAGCCTCGAGGTGTACGGCAACAACGACGTCCGGGTCTACCGTGTCTCCGGCATGGGCCACGGCACCCCGGTCGACCCCGGTACGGCGCCGGACCAGTGCGGCACCGCCGCCGCGTACATCCTGGACACCATCTGCTCGACCTACCACGACGCCGTCTTCTTCGGCCTCAACGGCGGCGGGCCCAACCCGACCCCGACGCCGACGGCGTCCCCGTCGCCCACCCCGACGCCGACGACCAGCCCGACCTGCGTCACCGCGTCCAACTACGCGCACGTCACGGCCGGTCGTGCCTACCAGTCCGGCGGGTACGCCTACGCCAACGGCTCGAACCAGCGGATGGGCCTCTACAACACCTTCTACACGACGACGCTGAAGCAGACCGGCCCCAACTACTGGGTGATCGGCTGCTGA
- a CDS encoding MerR family transcriptional regulator — MSGYAPSEAARRSGFSLDTLRYYEKIGLLSGIGRTSGGRRVFTDDDLGWLTLFRCLRDTGMPIAEMCRYAELAREGEHTAGERQALLERHAERVEEQMRLLQRQYDHLREKTRFYERITASGSGTD; from the coding sequence ATGTCCGGGTACGCGCCCTCCGAGGCGGCTCGCCGCAGCGGCTTCAGTCTCGACACCCTGCGGTACTACGAGAAGATCGGCCTGCTCAGCGGCATCGGCCGCACCTCCGGTGGGCGGCGCGTCTTCACCGACGACGACCTGGGCTGGTTGACGCTGTTCCGCTGCCTGCGGGACACCGGCATGCCGATCGCGGAGATGTGCCGGTACGCCGAACTCGCCCGGGAGGGCGAGCACACCGCCGGCGAGCGGCAGGCTCTGCTGGAGCGGCACGCGGAGCGGGTCGAGGAGCAGATGCGCCTGCTCCAGCGCCAGTACGACCACCTGCGCGAGAAGACCCGCTTCTACGAGCGAATCACGGCGTCGGGTTCAGGAACTGACTGA
- a CDS encoding DUF4276 family protein, with the protein MSGHFYSGLFIAEGTSDEPLSRHVEWLFLGRGISVSLTLPDFSRLPKVAKDVGSRVKAALKLEGRPVDLIVVHRDADNAGRLSRQREIESAVRPLEATAELVPVIPVRMTEAWLLLDEAAIRQVAGNPRGRTRLSLPRQHEVESKHDPKDILRECLLAAADVTGRRRDTVAKRFNQHRRQLLERLDPTGPVAELDSWRQLVSDVDDVVKRWRSVSS; encoded by the coding sequence ATGAGCGGCCACTTCTACTCTGGTTTGTTCATCGCCGAGGGCACGTCCGACGAGCCGCTGTCGAGACACGTCGAGTGGCTATTCCTCGGACGCGGCATTTCGGTGAGCCTGACACTGCCCGACTTCTCTCGGCTTCCGAAGGTCGCCAAGGACGTGGGGTCCCGCGTCAAAGCTGCCCTGAAGCTCGAAGGCAGGCCCGTAGACCTCATCGTCGTGCATCGGGACGCCGACAACGCGGGACGGCTGAGCCGGCAACGCGAGATCGAGTCAGCGGTACGACCGCTGGAGGCCACCGCTGAGTTGGTTCCCGTGATCCCTGTGCGGATGACCGAGGCATGGCTTCTGTTGGACGAAGCGGCCATCCGGCAGGTCGCCGGCAATCCACGTGGCCGGACGCGACTCAGCCTGCCGAGGCAGCACGAGGTGGAGTCGAAGCACGACCCGAAGGACATCCTCCGCGAATGCCTCCTCGCGGCGGCTGACGTGACCGGCCGACGTCGGGACACCGTGGCCAAGCGGTTCAACCAACATCGGCGGCAGTTGCTGGAGCGCCTCGATCCCACCGGCCCGGTCGCTGAGCTCGACTCGTGGCGTCAGCTCGTTTCCGACGTCGACGACGTTGTCAAGCGGTGGCGCTCAGTCAGTTCCTGA
- a CDS encoding AAA family ATPase has translation MLTRLQVQGFKNLLDVDIEFGPFTCIAGANGMGKSNVFDVIEFLSYLATDSLAQAAQRVRTTAGAAGGDPRDLFWDGYRQREHRIKIAAEMIVPAEVEDELGARARVAATALRYEITLGYGPSRTDHTGGRLYLLDEDLREISDPRTRTKFPASPGFLDAVIPDRGGNQVFLSTDRRGMQGIFISAHESGQPVEKTRYPGRAARTVLSATITADNPTVLAARNEMRSWRRLALEPSALRAPDGTVGPESLAPDGRYLPSTLYRVAHAPEWSAEPDRVYAAVAGRLSDLSGIAVEDLEVEYDEARELFTLFLREKGGLRLPARALSEGTLRFLALCVLLEDSTFTGLICMEEPENGIHPANLPAMVQLVRDLAVDRDHPPGDDNPFRQVIINTHSPGVVQLCDPEDLLLADTRLRPMPDGGAVRALALLPFRGSWRARPGVQTFSHADVVPYLAEPPEARLRLPSDLTT, from the coding sequence ATGCTCACGCGGCTGCAGGTGCAGGGATTCAAGAACCTGCTCGATGTTGACATTGAGTTCGGCCCATTCACCTGCATTGCCGGCGCGAACGGTATGGGCAAGTCGAACGTCTTCGACGTGATCGAGTTCCTGTCCTACCTCGCCACGGACTCCCTGGCTCAGGCAGCACAGCGGGTCCGCACAACGGCAGGGGCTGCCGGCGGTGATCCTCGTGACCTGTTCTGGGACGGGTACCGCCAGCGCGAGCACCGGATCAAGATCGCCGCTGAAATGATCGTTCCGGCCGAGGTGGAGGACGAGCTGGGCGCCCGGGCACGTGTCGCAGCGACCGCTCTTCGCTATGAAATCACCCTCGGCTACGGGCCGAGCCGGACCGACCACACTGGAGGACGCCTCTACCTGCTTGATGAGGACCTTCGCGAGATCAGCGACCCGCGTACTCGAACAAAGTTCCCAGCCAGCCCCGGTTTTCTCGATGCCGTGATCCCCGATCGCGGCGGTAACCAGGTGTTCCTTTCCACTGACCGTCGAGGCATGCAGGGCATTTTCATCAGTGCCCATGAGAGTGGGCAGCCGGTGGAGAAGACGCGCTACCCGGGCCGCGCCGCCCGGACAGTGCTCAGTGCCACGATAACCGCCGATAATCCGACCGTCTTAGCTGCCAGGAACGAAATGAGAAGCTGGCGGCGCCTGGCACTGGAGCCCTCTGCACTGCGCGCGCCGGACGGCACAGTCGGCCCAGAATCGCTGGCTCCAGACGGCCGATACCTCCCCAGCACGCTCTACCGGGTTGCGCACGCACCCGAGTGGTCGGCCGAGCCTGACCGGGTCTACGCGGCGGTGGCCGGACGGCTTTCGGACCTTTCTGGAATAGCCGTCGAGGACCTGGAGGTGGAGTACGACGAGGCGCGAGAGCTTTTCACTCTCTTCCTTCGGGAGAAGGGAGGCCTACGACTTCCTGCCCGGGCGCTGTCCGAGGGAACGCTGCGCTTCCTCGCGCTCTGCGTGCTGCTGGAAGACTCGACGTTCACCGGCCTGATCTGCATGGAGGAACCGGAGAACGGGATCCACCCCGCAAACCTTCCCGCAATGGTGCAGCTCGTCCGAGACCTGGCCGTCGATCGCGACCACCCACCAGGCGACGACAACCCATTCCGGCAGGTCATCATCAACACTCACTCCCCGGGGGTGGTGCAGCTCTGCGATCCGGAGGATCTGCTGCTCGCCGACACGAGACTGCGTCCCATGCCTGATGGTGGGGCGGTCCGCGCCCTCGCTCTTCTTCCCTTCCGCGGCTCCTGGCGCGCCAGGCCGGGAGTGCAGACGTTCTCCCACGCGGATGTCGTGCCCTATCTCGCCGAGCCGCCCGAGGCCCGCCTTCGTCTTCCGTCGGACCTGACGACATGA